From a region of the Synechococcus sp. RS9916 genome:
- the psaM gene encoding photosystem I reaction center subunit XII, with product MASALTQSEIFIALVVAAHAGILAVRLCVSLYRA from the coding sequence ATGGCCAGCGCCCTCACCCAGTCCGAGATCTTCATCGCCCTCGTGGTTGCTGCCCATGCGGGCATTCTGGCTGTGCGTCTTTGCGTCAGCCTCTACCGCGCCTGA